One Candidatus Binatia bacterium genomic window, CGGCGATCGCGAGATCCACGAGGCCGTTGATCTGCTTGGTCACCGTGACCTCCCAGTCCAGGGAGAGCTGCACGGCCTCCTGGGCGTTCGCGAACGAGGGACGCGGCGCGGCGATCGCCGGAATGGCCACCGAGCCGCCGGCGTCGACCACGTAGCTCACGATCTTGAGGGCATGGACCTTCTCTTCTTCGGCCTGCCGGTAGAAGTGTTTCGATAGTTCGGGAAGATTTTCCCTTCCGAAGTGCGACGCGATCTGCACGTACTGGAGAAAGGCCCCGAATTCGTTTCCGATCTGAGTATTCAGCGCGGCGACCATCTTCTGGCTGATGAGCATCGTGTCTCCCGGGAGCTGCCGGCGGCGCTCCGCATTTCTACGAGGTTCGTCCGTACCGGCACGATGGGAAGGCCAAGGGACCGGATACTTGTGCCGCAGTGGCGCGATGTTGTCAAGCGGGCGGAAGCCCGCGCATCGCGACATGGCGATCCGCAACGTACACGGTTTCACCTTTCGGTGTGCAAAAGTGTGCGCGTCGCCGCGCGCGGGAACGAGCCATGTCGTGTCGACCGCGATCACCGCCATCGCGCAACGCGCGTGCGCGCTCTTTCGAGAATGCGCGACAATTCCTTGCTCACGCTTCGTTTTCCCGCCGAAACCGGATTCATCGACCGGTGTTTCTCCGAGCGTCGGAGCGGACGTCGTCTCGGGGGACGACGCCGCACACGGCGTCGCGTGTTGAGGGCATACGACTTGCACGTTTTTTCATCCGCAGTTCCGAATGACAAACGACGTTGTGGGACGCTTCGCGGATCGGAATGAATTCTGTCACCTGTCCGTGAAGCCGACGCAGGCGCACACCACCGTGCGCCGGACGCCCCGGGCATCGAGCCCGGGAGGAAGT contains:
- a CDS encoding ferritin, which encodes MLISQKMVAALNTQIGNEFGAFLQYVQIASHFGRENLPELSKHFYRQAEEEKVHALKIVSYVVDAGGSVAIPAIAAPRPSFANAQEAVQLSLDWEVTVTKQINGLVDLAIAENDHTSRNFLQWFVAEQLEEVSSMDMLLSMVRRAGEQGLLFIEDFLARHKGMPVGTPAPGGSGT